GTCGACGGCGGCCGCGTGTACACCTCCGGTCAGCTGCCCATGGTCGCGGGCGCCCTGCCTGCGACAGGCAAAGTGGGGGAGGGAGACGGCCTCGTCCCCGCCGCTGACGCCAAGGAGTACGCTAGAATCTGTGCCTTGAATGCGCTCGCTGCGGTCGAGAGTGTGATCGGCTCCCTCGATCGCGTCACTCGTGTGGTCAAAGTTGTCGGCTTCGTCGCCTCGGACCCTGCGTTCACCGGCCAGCCCGGTGTCGTCAACGGTGCCTCCGAGGTTTTCGGAGAGGTCTTCGGCGACGCTGGCGTTCACGCTCGCTCCGCGGTCGGTGTCGCTGTGCTCCCGCTCGACGCTCCGGTCGAGGTGGAGCTCATCGTCGCGTTCGAGTGACGGACGTGAGAAGGGACGGCGCCGGTGTCCGCGGTTTCCCGCGGTCGTCGTAACACAGCGATGAGCTGGCGAGCAGTTCAGCGAGGTTGCCCGCCTCACACGCTAGTTGCCGCTTTGCCCTGACTCACGCTGACCGGCAGCCGAACCATGAGGCGGGCAAGGGTGTCGATCAGCGTTCGCGAGTCATTCTTGCCGGAGATACAGCGATTGAACGGATGACTCCAGGAACTGAGCAGATAAGCCAGGCCCCACTGCCCGCGAGCAGCCATGCCACTACCTCACGAGTACTGACAAAGCCAGTTGGAAATATAGCCGCCGCCATCACCGAGGCAAGAAGTCCTCCCAGAATCCCCGCCAGCACTCCGGAGAACTGTCCGGGTCGTTGCATCCACTCCACGAGAGGATCGGAGGGCAGAGTCGGCTGAGGATGTCCAGCGATGCTTCCTCCGCTAATGTCAAGTTGCGAAGCCAGATAGGGAATGACAAACCTAGAGTTCTGGAATCTGTCCAACTCTGCAATGCATTGACGATCACCGTGTGTCGAGAGAGACAAGGGCAGTGTAACGGCTGTGTTGATGGGAATTCCCTCCGATTGTGGGGTTGCTCGGGACAGCAGCCTCACCTCATTTGTCGCTAAAGTCACCGATTTCGATGCTCGCGAGAGCTCACTCCCTAGGAGGCCGTCGGCTTTCGAGAGTTGCGGCTGATTCGCCCTGGGTTTGGTTTCGGCATGCGCACCCCGATCGAGGCTGGACAAGCCCACTACGCCGAAACCGAATCACCCTTAAGAGCAACCTCAAAGGGAGCGCCCCAGAGGGCAGCTAGGAGAATCAGTGTGAGCCCTGCTGTCTGAGAGGGTTTCGATCGCGCATTGCTTGGGTCGTTCATTTGGCGGGACAATCAGCGATCTCGATCTCATTTTTCCTGAGCAGTTCGAGGTTCTCCTTATATGTACGCGAGGGCTCGATCAGCTTCGATCGGAGACAATTGGCAATTATCTGAGCTGACTCTGAAGTGTCTTCGTGCGCAATCTGCCAAACTCGATCAACTTGTGCCCAGTTAAAGTCATAGCACCGGTCATCGACGCCAGAGTCCACAGCTCCACCAGGAACCCCGAAGTCCATCAGATCGCCTTTGACCTGAGGATTCACAAGTTCATACCCCTCTCGTATCAAGCACGCTTGGTAGGCGTTGAATGCGGCGTGGTACTCGTCCCAGCTAATTTCTCCATCTTGCAGTGCGTTTTTTTGCTGCGCCGAAATCGAGGGCTCGATGGGCGAGCGTGCCGGCGCAGTCGCCGACCCGCTACAACCGACGAGGCTCCCCGCAATGCACCATGCAAGCACACCCGCGCACAGGGAACGGATCACGTGCGGATCACTGAATTGCGGTAGGCGGGCGCGGGATTGGTGACGGCGTGTTCTCCGCCGAACGCCTTGTATCCGACTGGGCCCTGCACAACAGAGCCAGACGCTTGCTTCCAAGGCGCGTAGACGGCTGTGCCGCCGGAAACATTGTAGCCAACGCGAACCTTGACGGAGCCACAGATGCTCTGCTGGCCTGAAGCGTAATTATTCCCCGTAGCGCTGCTGGTACCCACGAAAGAGTCATAATGAGTGCATTTTCCGTTGTTTGTTCCGACTGCACTCGCTGGTGCGGCAAAGACAACTCCTGCCAGCATCAGTGTCAGACTCCCCGGCGGCAGCAATTAACACGTTGTTTGTCACGCTGTAACTCCGCTTCTCCGAAAGTCGACAATTCCAATTTTCATCATTGAAATACGCGGTAGAGGAACTCTGACCAATGTATCTTTGACGGGAAGATACCACGCGTTCGCGAACCTTCAAAGCTTCCAGACTCACCCACCGCCAAGAGGCTGAAAGAGAAAACGCCCCGATTTCCGGCGTTGCCCTTCATCCTCCGCTCCGGCCGAGTATCGGCTCAGCTTGCTCTGGATGGAACTCATCCGGCGGTGTCCGCCAGCGTCGTCGTGTCGCCGACCTCGCGCCCTTCCGCGACATCCCGGAGCAGCCGGCGCATGATCTTCCCGGAGCGCGTCTTCGGCAGCTCGTTGACGAGGAAGATGTCGCGCGGCCGGGCGATCGCATCGATGTGCTCGGCGACGTGCTTCCGCAGTTCCGCGGCCGCGTCGATCGACTCGGCTGTCTCCACCTGATTCTGCTTGATGATGACGAAGGCCACCACTGCTTGACCGGTCGTTTCGTCGGCCGCGCCGACCACGGCGGCCTCCGCGGTGAGCGGGTGGGCGACCAGCGCCGATTCGATCTCCGCGGTCGACAGGCGGTGCCCGGAGACGTTCATCACGTCATCCACGCGGCCCATCAGCCAGATCTCGCCGTCCTTGTCGTAGCGGGCTCCGTCGCCGGCGAAATACTTGTCGCCGAACTTCTCCCAATAGGTGTCCTTGAATCGCTCTGGGTCGCCCCAGATGCCGCGCAGCATGCTCGGCCACGGTTCGGTGACGACGAGCAGGCCGCCCTCGTCCCGGCCGACCGGAACACCAGTGTCGTCGAGGACGTCGATCGAGATCCCGGGCACCGGAACCTGGGCGCTCCCCGGCTTCAATGTCGTCACTCCGGGAAGGGCGGAGACCATGATCGCGCCGGTCTCGGTCTGCCACCAGGTGTCGACGACGGGCGTCCGGTTGCCGCCGATGACCTCGCGATACCACATCCACGCCTCGGGGTTGATGGGTTCCCCCACCGACCCGAGCACGTGCAGGCTCGACAGGTCGAATCGCTGCGGGTGCTGCCGGCCTAGCTTCATGTAAGGAGCGGATCGCCGTGGGAGCCGTGTAGAAGATCGAGACCTTGTATTTCTCGATGATCTCCCACCACCGGCCGGGGTGCGGCGTCTCGGGGGTGCCTTCGTAGAGCACCTGCGTCGCACCGTTCGCAAGCGGGCCGTACACGACATACGTGTGGCCGGTGATCCAGCCGAAATCCGCGCTGCACCAAATAGACGTCGGACTCGGGATGCAGGTCGAACACGTTCTTGTGGGTGAAAGCCGCCTGGGTCAGGTAGCCGCCGGAGGTGTGCAGGATACCCTTCGGCTTCCCGGTCGTGCCCGAAGCATACAGGATGAAGAGCGGGTTCTCGGACGGGAAGGCCTTCGCGACGTGGTCGGCGTCCACCCGGGCGATCTCCTCGTGCCACCACAGGTCGCGGCCCGCGGTCCAGGCCACCTCGTTCTCGCCGCGTTTCACGACGAGAACGTGCTCGACGGTGCTTTTCCGGTCGGCGCCCTGCTCGGTGGCGAGGGCGGCGTCCACCGCGTCTTTGAGCGGGAAGACCCGCCCTTTCCGCCAGCCGCCGTCGGCGGTGATGACGAGTTTCGCTTCGGCGTCGTCGATGCGCGAGCGGAGGCTCTCTGCGCTGAATCCGCCGAAGACCACCGAGTGGACGGCCCCGATTCTGGCGATCGTGAGCATCGCGACTATGGCCTCCGGGATCATCGGCAGGTAGATTGCCACGCGGTCGCCCGCCCGGATGCCGAGGCTGGTGAGCAGGTTCGCTGCCTTCTTCACCTCGGCGGTCAGCTCGGCGTAGGTGATGCTGCGGTGGTCGCCGGGCTCGCCCTCCCAGTGGAGGGCGACGCGGTCGCCGTTCCCGGCGTTCACATGCCGGTCGAGGCAGTTGTAGGCTCGCGTTGAGCTCGCCATCGTCGAACCACTGGGCGAATGGCGGATTCGACCAGTCGAGCGTGCGTGTGAACGGCTTGTGCCAGTGCAGCAGCTCGCGCGACTGGTCGGCCCAGAATCCGAGACGGTCGGCGGACGCTCTCTCGTAGAGGTCAGCCGACCCCACCGCGTTCGCGGCGAATTCCTCGCTGGGCGCGAACCGGCGCGCTTCGTGCAGCAGGTTGTCGATGGTGTTGCTCATGGCGAGTCTGTTCGCTCCTTTGCGATCCTGGATGGGCGAGTCGTGGCACGAAACTGCCCGACTCTACAACCTGCCGAAGAGGACCTAGAACAGACTTGCGTTTGCATTGATTCTGCGTAGACTAGTCCGTGGCCGAATTGTTAATATTCTGGCGTGCGGCGCAATACGATTCCCCCCAATCCTGCGCCGCAGTGGCCGCACCTGTTCCCCCCAATAGGTGCGGCCCCCCCTTTGTTTAACCGGGTGTCCCGTTCGCCATCGAGTTCTCCACAGCACGGCGGCGCGGCTGAGTTGTCCACGGATTCTGCGAACCCGGCCCGGAGATGCGGGATGTCCGTAGCGTCAGGGGATGCGAAGACGAACACAGGCGCGGGCGAAGCCGCGGGAGAGCCCACGGGCGCCGTCCCGGCACCGGTCGGCAGAGGCCACCGCAGGACTGGCCGAACGGTATGAGCCGCCGGGCGGCGGCCGGGTGCTCCCGGCCGCTCATATTGCGCTGGACGACGCGACGGCATCGCGGGGGTCCCCGGTGACGGTGGCGGAGACACCGAGCCCAGCGAGGAGTCCGGAAGGGGGTTTGGCGACCATCTCGTCCCGCGCGGTGCCGAAACCGCCCGTGCTGTCCCCGCGTCCGGATGCCGCACCGGCCCGTCCCCACGGCCCACCACCGGCCGGCCTCTGGCGCACGTACAGTCCGCTCACCCCCTATCTCATGCGCGAGGGCATCACCGACCTCTTCGTCACCGGCTCCGGCGAACTCTGGACGGACGACGCTCGCAGCGGCCTCCGACGGCAGGACGGCTGGAACGCGGACGAAGCCGCGAACAGACGACTCGCCGTTCGCTTGATCGCGCACGGCGGACGGCACATCGACGAGGCGACGCCTTTCATCGACGTCCGGCTCCCGGGCGGCGTGCGCGTACACACGGTTGTTCGTAAACTCCATCCTAGCGCTACCATCGACTCAATGGCTGACAACACCGCCGCCACAGAGCAAACAGAGCCCGCCGATCCGCCGGCGGCTGCTCGCCCGCTCTGGTTCCTGCCTGTAATCATCGCCTACGGTGTCGTGGTGCTCGCGATCCTGGTCGTGGCTGTCGTGCTGATCGTCAACGCGTTCGCCCCGCACACGTTCAACGCTGATGGATACGTCGTCATTGAGAACACGACCTGCGACAGCGTTCCTGACGGTTTCCAGGACATCGCGCCCGGCACCGACGTGACGGTCAAAGATCCGGCGGGAAAGACCGTCGCGTTCGCGCAGCTCAAGACCCGCAAGGACATCACTGGCGCGATCCCATCGTGAGCGTTCCCGTTCAAACTGACAGGCTCCCGTCAGGGCTCGGGATCTATACAGTGGAGGCGTCGCACCGAGGCGCGCTGA
Above is a genomic segment from Leifsonia xyli subsp. xyli str. CTCB07 containing:
- a CDS encoding RidA family protein → MAGVEARLAELGIDLPEVVPPVAAYTPAVVDGGRVYTSGQLPMVAGALPATGKVGEGDGLVPAADAKEYARICALNALAAVESVIGSLDRVTRVVKVVGFVASDPAFTGQPGVVNGASEVFGEVFGDAGVHARSAVGVAVLPLDAPVEVELIVAFE
- a CDS encoding Flp pilus assembly complex ATPase component TadA; its protein translation is MATISSRAVPKPPVLSPRPDAAPARPHGPPPAGLWRTYSPLTPYLMREGITDLFVTGSGELWTDDARSGLRRQDGWNADEAANRRLAVRLIAHGGRHIDEATPFIDVRLPGGVRVHTVVRKLHPSATIDSMADNTAATEQTEPADPPAAARPLWFLPVIIAYGVVVLAILVVAVVLIVNAFAPHTFNADGYVVIENTTCDSVPDGFQDIAPGTDVTVKDPAGKTVAFAQLKTRKDITGAIPS